The Mauremys mutica isolate MM-2020 ecotype Southern chromosome 1, ASM2049712v1, whole genome shotgun sequence genome has a segment encoding these proteins:
- the GJA5 gene encoding gap junction alpha-5 protein: MDNWTFLGEFLEEVHKHSTVVGKVWLTVLFIFRMLVLGTAAESSWGDEQSDFMCDTRQPGCENVCYDKAFPISHIRYWVLQVIFVSTPSLVYMGHAMHTVRIEEKRKMKEAEMRPKGIRSSGDSYHQQEYPVAEKAELSSGEESSGKIILQGSLLNTYVYSILIRITMEVAFIVGQYILYGIFLQTLYTCHRDPCPHPVNCYVSRPTEKNVFIIFMLSVAVLSLLLSLAELYHLGWKKAKQKCAKSYKPSPTMAAGKLEPAPQVEMAQSCTPPPDFNQCLVNPNGKFISPFSNKMASQQNTDNFATERVHSQENAAGEGQFIQINYAQSPEASNDSAPHQVSNGYFNEKRRLSKTSRASSKARSDDLSV, from the coding sequence ATGGATAACTGGACCTTCCTGGGAGAGTTCCTTGAAGAGGTCCACAAGCATTCCACCGTGGTGGGGAAAGTCTGGCTGACCGTGCTTTTCATCTTCCGGATGCTGGTGCTGGGCACAGCGGCGGAGTCCTCATGGGGAGATGAGCAGTCTGACTTCATGTGTGACACCCGGCAGCCTGGCTGCGAGAACGTTTGCTATGATAAGGCTTTCCCCATCTCCCACATCAGGTACTGGGTCCTTCAGGTCATCTTCGTCTCCACCCCGTCCCTGGTGTACATGGGGCATGCGATGCACACGGTGCGCATagaggagaagagaaaaatgaaggaGGCAGAAATGAGGCCAAAGGGGATTAGAAGCAGTGGCGACTCTTACCACCAACAGGAGTACCCTGTGGCAGAGAAGGCAGAGCTCTCCAGTGGGGAGGAATCAAGTGGAAAAATAATACTCCAGGGTAGCTTGCTGAACACCTATGTCTACAGCATTTTGATCCGCATCACTATGGAAGTGGCCTTCATCGTTGGACAATACATCCTCTACGGGATCTTCCTGCAGACCCTGTACACCTGTCACCGGGACCCCTGCCCTCACCCCGTGAACTGCTACGTCTCACGTCCCACAGAGAAGAACGTCTTCATCATCTTCATGCTGTCCGTGGCGGTGTTGTCGCTCTTGTTGAGCCTGGCCGAGCTGTACCACCTGGGTTGGAAAAAAGCCAAGCAGAAGTGTGCTAaatcttacaaacccagccccactaTGGCTGCTGGCaaactggagcctgcaccccaagtgGAGATGGCTCAAAGTTGCACTCCCCCTCCAGATTTTAATCAGTGTTTGGTCAATCCCAACGGGAAATTCATCAGCCCTTTCAGCAATAAAATGGCCTCTCAGCAGAACACGGACAACTTTGCCACTGAGAGGGTCCACAGTCAAGAGAATGCAGCTGGAGAAGGCCAATTTATCCAGATCAACTATGCACAGAGTCCTGAGGCATCCAATgactctgccccccaccaggtCTCCAATGGCTATTTCAATGAGAAACGCAGGCTCAGCAAGACCAGCCGCGCCAGCAGTAAGGCTAGGTCAGATGACCTGTCCGTGTGA